taggctatttAGCCTTTTAAATGGTGATGAGTAGTGGCCCTGCACAAAAACCCTGCCCTGCGTACGCAAAAAGTAACATGCTGCAATACGCATACAAATCTATCTTATTCGtagtgcaaatacgttgtgctgaagcATGCGGAATTGTGTGCACACTTGTGTGgaggagccctaagggtatgtCCACATCTGCATTGGACACTCCATGGCATAATATCctagatgaaatagtgcagcgtgCGTACCGAAAGCTTGACGGAccacatggacaggaaaatacattttcttacctgtcggGATCCAGTGTGGGTCCCCTCTGTGCCAGATGGATCTTCTtccttcagcacggcggatgccgaaacgcatgcgcagtgcaattaatttttaaaaaaaaatcttctgcaTTCCCGCGGATCCctggcacgtccacagtgacagctgtgtctgtgccgcggatcggatggtttccattgacttcaatggaagctgcccgccagttccgcagaaaaatggagcattctgcgatttcttcccatgcATGTGATTCAcacgctgggaaaaaaaatcacatctgcatgctctaaattgttttgcggatgctaatgcatccctatgggtgcctATAGCTGCGGATCTTAATGCTTCCAGCGGTATTGTGCGACCCTCTTTGAGAGCAGTTAATGAGCTGCATACGTTTTATGGATCATCCACTGCTCTCCAACAGCAGATGAGTAATCCAGGTGGGAGCCTTACGGTAAGGACATGCATGGCAGAACTTTTTATTTgtaaaattgcatgttttttttcgcTACATGTGAACGGGGTTTTCAAAACTTTATCCACTTTTATTctactgtaatttttgtgcagAGTTGCGCCGCGGAATTTGCCATGTCTGAGGGCCCTTTACCCGCAACGATTATTGTTGCATCGTGCAAAACTGaagaataattgttcagtgtaaacgctgctaGCGACTAAACGTCGAACGATAATttatttgcttttcattcatttgtTTTACatgggcataaaaatcaaaccatGATaagtctgtgtaaacaggcagtcattcatctatgaagaactgcctgtttactgtgaatggaggcgagtggcCAGATGAGATCTCCAGCCGCTCCGCCTGCAATCAccgaatgattatcgctcctatgtaaaagcagaGGTGCGATAATCGCTAGGACAACTGTGGGGCGTCCGTTAGCCGTCCCAtgtataaggactagagatgagcgagcatactcgctaagggcaattgctcgagcgagcattgcctttagcgagtacctgcccgctcgagactgatggttcaggtgccggtggcgggcagggagctgcgggggagagcggggaggaacggaggggagatctctctctccctctgttcccccccccccccgctccctcctgctgactgccgctactcaccgctcccccgtgccggcacccaaacgttctgtctcgagcgggcaggtactcgctaaaggcaacgctcatctctaataaggacccaAGGAGGCACAGCACTGTGCCCCTTCATCATACACATCAATAAGGGGGTCTCCATATCCAGACACCAACCAATATAAATGTCTAACTTGAAGGAAAGTTAGTTTTTTAAGTGAAAACTCATTTCTATTGTGGCTATTCATCATGGAGTCCGTAAAGCACCTTACAGCCCTGTGCACCGCGAGGGGCTCACATTCCTTGTGCTACTGTATAACATAGTATGGCCGTGGACGTGAGCCGGAAGTTACATTTGTGTTTAGTAGTTACTTCCACTTGTTGAATACCTTCATTTCTTTTCCTTGTTTCCCGGACAGACTTGTGTCCTCTGCAACCTTAGAAGATCATTTGCCTCAAAAACTGAAGGCGAGGACCGGATCGCAGAAGTGCTGAAGACGAGGTTCCCTCTCGCCTCCCTTGTCAAAGTTGTTGATATCTCAGGTAACAAAGAGTTGGGGGTCCGTGTAGATAAGCCGGGGTCTCGACTAAACAGAACGATGTCGGAGTTCGCTCAGCAGCCGGTTTATATAGCATGGTTGGCACGTTCATTCgataaatcgttcagtcattcccattcgctgtataagtgagcgAGAACGATCGGAATTTAAacagaacgataagtgaacgagccaacgatgatttttatgctgtatCGTTCAgcattggctgcgtttagactgaacgataaaCCTTCAGTGTAAAATGGCCTTAATTTCCATTGAACATAATTGAGGACTATGACATGAGAGTCACCAGATACCCCGGTCCCAGCATGATGTTCCCAGGCAAACAAATTGTCTGTTGCTCCTCACAAATTAAGTGTAAGTAGGGAAATAAATAACATtagtcacaggtcctaaaccagcagaacctgacagcagccgtgtgcttacaggacctccgatgtcaccgtcatgtgatcagtcactgatGTTCTGAGCTccagccctgatcacatgacagtgacatcacaggtcttgtaagcacacagctgctgtcagttctgcatgttttaggacctgtgatgacatcactgtcatatgatcaggggcggagctcagagccccggtgactgattacatgacggtgacatcacatgTCACTCACGgatggttgttagtattttgattgtcaCCTACCATTTGGATCTTTGGCCTGCTtagaaggctgggctcacaccagCTTAATTTGACTGCGTATTACGCGGTGCATAGGGTCAGTGAAGGTACATAGATTTTATTGATTCATTCACTCTTGCGAACATTCATTGTGTGTAATATGCGCGCAAATAAGAACACAGCATTTTCCATTTCGCTGCGTATAATggacattgttctctatgggcacataATCGGCGCAGTACATACGTAATTACATTGTGCATGGATGGCGTTTTTACGTGGCGTTGCGGACCAATAGAGCAGGAAATTTAGGTATAAAAATGAAGCCAGGAAGACTGTATGATGGCGTGTGTGAGACACCGTGTCATGTGCAGTCATACATCACTGCCATACACTTAataggccgctcaccacttgcTCCACAGCGATGAAACGTTGAGTGACACGTCGTGCGAGCGTGGCCTAAAGGTGGTTGTAACTGAGCAGCTGTCATCGAAACCCGGTAGACGCTCTTATAAATGTGCTGCCGGACCCTGATGATTCTTTCTGTTGACATATATGGCAGCTCTTTGTGTTTGGCTGACCCCTACAATACACAGCGCTGCCTAAATCTGCCCAAACGTGCCGCGCTGGAGGATCAGCAagggttttccatttttttcaatgggaaaccctgcATAGCACTCACCTGCACACCGCCCGCTGGGAGATGTGCTTTCCTATTCCCTTaagaaagaatggggttcatattcttgCGTCTCGTTAGGCACAAATCTCTTGTGATTGTTCACAgcctgtgaaagcggcctcaggcGGAAACTACAGGGGGTCCGTGGATTTTCTCataattttcaaaatctctgcttgctgtcagtgatcgGGTGTAAAAGAAGGGGGGAGACAGAGAATTGGATATAGGTGTATAAATATGATCTATTCTTTATAAAGGTTAGGCTGTATCCTCATCTGCGTCGGAGCCTCTGGTGGCGATCTGGTATGAAATGTCAGACGGAAAAGTTGTGCATTCAGGAGTTTTTTATCCGGTAAAAATGGCGGATAGTTACAGGAACCGAAAGGACCTGATTATAGTCTGTTTGATTACCGTTAGGAGGCGGATCCGCTCATCCAGAGGATCacgtttttctgctcccataatccccagcacagatgtgcGTTTAGCCTTACATGTGTAATGATAATTCATGGCTATCGGTCCGCACATAACGCTGGTCTCTAATTACAGGAGGATGCGGGGCGATGTATGAAATCCATATAGAGTCTGACGATTTCAAACAGAAACGCACAGTACAGCAGCATCAAATGGTTAACGAGGTGAGGATTGTATTCATTCTTCCTTCATTTAAGGGGTCATTTTGCTCAATTTTGTTTCTCCAACCTGACTTGTGTTAACCCATTGCCACATCCCGGCATAATAAAAGGTgcgccacagaaaagtagccggCACCGCACTCTAATGAAAGCTGTCTAGAAGAAAATTTGCCTttattgcccctagcaaccaatcatagcgcagctttcattttacctcagcagtatatgcagagaaagccgcgctgtgattggttgctatgggcaaaaacGATCGTCTTTTAGACTACTttaataagagtgtggtgccgactacttttctgtggccactCTGTAATATGTCAAGGTGATTGCATGGACATCACCACTTTGGCCACGCGATCCCCGGCAAGAAGATCTTGGCAGTTGACCCTGTTGGGGCCCGAATCAAGCCTTGGGGTCTGTTCAGATGACAGAATCCGATACAGATTCTTATACATGAATTCTGCCTCTAATCACTATGCAAAGATTTTCCTATCTCGTTTTTATatttattcttcaatacattatatggtacattaaagggggtctgctgctcaggaccctacagatcagctgatcatccggcccactgctcaggaccctacagatcagctgatcatccggcccactgctcaggaccctacagatcagctgatcatccggcccgctgctcaggaccctacagatcagctgatcatccggcccactgctcaggaccctacagatcagctgatcatccggcccgctgctcaggaccctacagatcagctgatcatccggtccgctgctcaggaccctacagatcagctgatcatccggcccactgctcaggaccctacagatcagctgatcatccggaccgctgctcaggaccctacagatcagctgatcatccggtccgctgctcaggatcctacagatcagctgatcatctggtccgctgctcaggaccctacagatcagctgatcatccggcccgctgctcaggaccctacagatcagctgatcatccggcccgctgctcaggaccctacagatcagctgatcatccggcccgctgctcaggaccctacagatcagctgatcatccggcccgctgctcaggaccctacagatcagctgatcatccggcccgctgctcaggaccctacagatcagctgatcatccggcccgCTGCTCAGGACCGTacagatcagctgatcatccggcccgCTGCTCAGGACCGTacagatcagctgatcatccggcccgctgctcaggaccctacagatcagctgatcatccggcccgctgctcaggaccctacagatcagctgatcatctggcccactgtcagtgcaacaAGGCCGGACGTCCGAGTCGAAGGCTTCGCCAATGATAAGCTGGAAGTGTAATGGGGGGAATCGCTACTATTGACTTCAACAGGGAAGAAGTCTTtctctcagggctcattcacacgggcgtattgtcccCACTTATTTCTCGTGCATAagacgcagtgaatggaggcaatggaagtcaatggattttcatgcacaccggcgtgtggGCACTGCTTATTCATactcgcagcatgccctatttctccGCGTCTCATTCACAGTCGTTGTATGGGCTCCATttgaaacgctgtccatacgcaggcATTGCGAAAGAGCAgcgtttccatacgcatcccAGATCTGAGCAGAGTGGGGCATTTGAAATCACATTGCGTGTGTCTGTGACATCAGATTCCAGGGTATGCGCATTACCAATCGCAGCCCTATGCGGTCTCTGCCGGAGTAGTAGCGTTGTACGCATACACCCGCGTGAACGAGTCTCTAAGGTGTTTAGAcagagcgattatcgttcaaacgagccaAAGTGAAGGATAATCTAAATGTAAGCCAACAACCGAATgaggaatgataatcattcactttCCGTTCGTTGGTCAGTCTTTTACATCCACTGCATAAGCGAATGAAAAGAATTGAACGATTCCTCGTTTGAATGAAGCAACGATGATCCCATCTGTCTGAACgggctgcatgagagcgaacgGGCTAGCGGTGACTCGCTCCAACGATAGGTGGCTCGTCtaaagcagaggtccccaactccagtcctcagggacccccaacaggtcatgttttcaggatatcccatggtaagaacacctgtggcaatgtctgaggcaccgacaataattacatcacctgtgcaatactgaggaaatcctgaaaacatgacctgttggcggtccctgaggactggagttggggacccctggtctaaagAACCCGTAGACTGTGGCCACCAATACGGACAACAGAcctactgcactgacagcgggtcaGAGGATAAGCGGCGATTCCAAACTTCGGATTCCTACTGATcaatattggtgacctatcttgaGGGCAAACCCAGAATACCCATTtacatggtaccattaaaaacacaAGTGGTCTGACGAGTGTTGTCTCGTTTTCTCCTCCATCCAGGCTCTTCAAGAGGAGATCAAAGCGATGCACGGCCTCCGAATATTCACATCAGTCCCCAAACCCTGAAGACGTCTCGCATAGGAGGGAAATCTATGTAACCAACCCTTGCAGATGTCGGCTGCGGTATACACCGGAGACATGGCGAGGGGCGATAGAATATTTCATGCCACGGCAGGAGGAGTGCGGAGAGATATTTATATGATGCTACAGACTTTGCACATTATAGTTTTGCTACCTAGAATATAAAATTGATATTCTAATAAAGTGAACTTACTAGTCTGCCGTTTTGTGTATGCAGCTGCTCTGCAGTCTGATCCTACTGTTTGATTCTTGTTAACCTATGGGCAGCTGGCAGGGTACCTCTACACAGGATAAGCGCCCACCGGCTATTGCCGCCACcgcaggagtgatagtcgttcagagACGCGTCCAGACGCCCGCCTCCATTCCCTggaaacagacagtcattcatcgaTGAGatcctttaatttttttccattgatattgccgtaggagggcttgtttttttgtggggtcaagttgtattttttaatgtcctacttttttttttttttttttttttgaggggggaaaATTGGGACCAAAAataattgtggttttttttttttttcttttttgctatttttgtacacgaCAAATActtattttttgcttttgtgttgttgcattccaagagccatagcatttttacttttctatcaagggcttgttttttgccgaaTGAGCTCTAGTCTTCTTTCCCCACATTTTTAGGAACATACAACATTTcggtcactttttattgcgtaaTTTTCTACaagcaaaatctgcaattctggcacttttttaaaaatctttttctttGTTGTTCAACTTGCAGTATGAATACTAGGTAAATTAATTCTATATACTACTACTtttcgacttttttttttttttttaagatgtacTTTTTTTATTTCAGCCTTCAAAGAccccccacttttttttttccagcaacgGTGCAGTTTGAAAAAATGTTGtacttttttaatggcaccatttggtGATTCATGATTTTATCACTTtctattcattttttttgtaaggtttgagatgcaaaattagctatttttggcatgtattcttttttttttttttttatcacaatgTGCTGACCAGGCAggttaaataatttatttttttacatgggtCATTATAAATGTGACTCCACCAAATTTGTGATTTCAATGAAAGGCTgagattagttcatcgagcgatGCTTCTGATTGGTGGAGCCACTGCACTCaagagccaatcaaaggcagcgcttcctggaggcggcaaTTTTCAAATCCCTGACCCGGAAGAGCAGCAGAGCTGGCAGCGCTTCTTAGGGgatgtatttgttttattttctgcagctagggcttattttagggctttcacagtaggatttcctactgtaaaagttgcatcgtacTGCAGAAAAACCGCATTTTCGTGTGCTGCAAGACATAGGAAgggtccatagagaaacatgagcTACACAACATCCCAAATCGGGATACTATTTAGCAACacgtttttcttttcttgcaggctataaaacatcgctaatgtgaaggaaagcatgggttcacatacatgtgacttgtagcgctgtcacattgTGAGACAATCGTGCGATTTTGTTGCCCATGAGTGACTTCTGTTGCAAGGACTAGTAGTGGTCACTGAGGGGGACAATAGACTTGATTGCGGTACTATATAATAGATGGATATGAGGAGTTTGATTCTGGTACCATGTTTATTAGCTTGCGAGTGTTACTGTATTTGCTATGAGCTTGTTTGTATTGTACATTACCTTTGCATCGACTGTGATACGCCTTCATATACTAACTTATGGGTTTAGGGATGGAAGCATAAAGCTACAATTCTTCCGCCTACTGCATACATAATGTTTACTTCTACCTAGTACATTACTGTGGCGATTTGGAATTTTGCCATTGCTAGATTGTAAGTGTGATGATAAGGTTCTGCTGCCCACTACACCACATGCAAGTAGGGAACCTGGTAGACCCAGTGATGGGATTAGAAGTTTAACAGCAACATTAGTTGGCCATTAACATAACACATTGGCATATCAGGAATGGTACTGCCCCCCAAAAATTTAAAAGAACGCCGTGGGCTTGAGCAAAGTGGCAAGTAATTGGCTGCATTCGACCACTTATGACATTCACTTCCATTTTTGAACAAGGATGGAAGGAAAAATTCAGCCTGACAGCTGGTGTTAGTCAGTGTGAGAATTCATGAATTGATAGCAGAAATAGTTAAAATTAGCCATTTTTGGCTAACATTTATCATAACCTATGCACACCTTTAGGACTTATTCTCGTCAGTATTTTTCTttagtattttgtaagccaaaagcaGGAGTGGGTCAAAAATATGGAATTAATTAATAACACcccctgtaaataagcccttagtaaaACTGCTGACCGCTCACCCATACAGATTATGCCATTGCAAATTAAGTTCCAACCTAATGTGAACAGAATCAGTAGTTGTTCTTCCAATCTTTAGATACGGTACCCACCTATGACTCTGTAGTACCCGGCTTGTCATAGCCATGACTGTCCAGCAGATGGAGCCTATTCCGGTTTGCATTATGTCTTATGTTTTTGCAGGAGACATATTGTAGCAGCATTTTAATTCTGTCCCCTGGTGCCGATCTCTCCGGGTCCAGTGGTATTTCACAGTATGCTCCACTTCCGTGCGGATCCCACAgagatggcttccactgaagtcaacagaagccatccaatccacagcccagcaggacatttaaaaaatagatctgtactgcgcatgtctgacagggAGCTGCGCGGACCATCCCCAGTACAGAAAACACGGTAGTACAGCGTTCCGCATCGATGGCGCCTGCctgcacaggtatgcagggtcagattccgctgcgctcTCCCACATTCAGAATCcgactcgcccgtggacatgaggcctaactgaaaGCTCCAACGCCGATTGTATAGACTGCAGTATTACTTGCTTATATTGTAGTCGAGTGATGCACACACCAGAGTCATAAAAGTATTTTTACTGCAATCCTTAAAAACAGGACATTACCAAGATCTAGGAAAAGAGAATCTGTAACCAATTTAATGCTGGCACCAAGAGGATCTGACATGTAGTTACAAACTTTGCCATTAAAGGCTGTGGCACAAGACACTTTGGTAGCAACCAACTCCTTTACCAACAATACAGCACTTCTAGTGTTGGGGAGGGGGCTACATTAACAAAGACTAGTGTCTAAATTTGGGATATTCCGCCTTGCCTGCAGCCTAAAGGGCTGCTCCACTGCGGCCCCACTCCAGCAAACACTATATGATGTAAGGGCCCAGAAAGCATTGAGGATTCAGCTGATCATCTACAGGCCAACTTCCATCATGTGAGCTTGGAGAAGAGTGGAATGACCAATTGCCCTTTCATATGGATTCCCGTTTGCCCGAGCTGGTACTATCCTCACCTGCTCGTTTGCGCTGCCCGTTCAGTGTTTAGGCTGCACGAGCCGGCGCCGGTTCATATgctgaacgacaaacaagaagcGAACGATTCTTGTTcgccgttcagtcgttggcttgcaTTTAAACTGCTCGTTTCAGAAAATCGTTCCATGCTAATCGCTCGTCTAAACGCGGCCTTGAGGGTCACTAGAAGTTTTGAGCAATCTGAATTGTGACATTTTGTGCCTATAGGTAAACGCAGCCGTGATGAGAGAACCTGAAaagttagcaaaaaaaaaaaatctctgtagCCATACGGAGCCGAACTTGAAGTAAGACCCAATATTAGTCTATGGGGCACAATGCGAGTGCCAgcaaccagattttttttttttttttaactcagctCTGGTTTCCTTCCTCATCCCCAAGCATCAATCAATGGAATATGGCCACTATGGGAAGTCAGCACTGGATGGCTGATAGTAAGACATTGGGCATTTTATTCTTCTGCAAGTAAAACATGGCACAGGTGCCCATCACAACCAATTTATATAAGCTAGAAAATGTATGTTGGCATCGGCTCACTTAATCTCTATTGGCTTTTAGAAATAGGACCCTTTAGATTTACTAGCTTTACAATATAGATGTTTGCAAGAAGAGAACACATCACAACTAAGAACACAATTAACGTACAAAGCCCCCAAGAGTCTTCTTATAAAGACATGCATAAGTGGATTTTAAAAGCCTtgaaataaaaagcgtgttttaTTTATGCCGAGTGCTGGACTAATCTCCTGCCCATGAAGCATTGGGGCATTCACGGGAAGGGAGCTAGCCGGCAAGACCCAGCAGCCCACAGACGAGAGCGGCACCGTTCCTGCAAGCATGCTCTAATCCCCGACTAACTCCTTTGAATGTCTTTCTCCAGGTAGCTAATAGACCGCCGCTTGTACAGACATGACTTACTGTAAAAGCATTCTAAagcagagacattctggacacgCCTCAATAAGGATGACCTCATCTAGTCGGAGACAGCTCAGTAAAGAGGTGATAACATGATGCGTCGGGAGGGGCCCTCTAAGGCCGGTCATTGAGTGCAAGTGACTTGTCCAAGTGATCCGAATTCAGGTCAAATTGTATTTGGTCAGAATTTAACGTTTTCATTGATTGTAAATCTGGTCATCATGCTGAGTTTgaggccattaaaggggtattcccacgaTCAGGataagtgatcagtgggggtcttgtgtcccccgtTGCACATCACTACAGGGTTGCCTCTCCCACCCACAGTGAGCGGTGGCTGTGCATTCAACGTAGCTGATAGAAATAGTGAAGATCTTGTACTCTGCTCTtgggcggtcccattgaaaattaatggagcaactctgtgcactcacagcaatagttccatccatccatccatccatccatcctactGCGAAGGGCTGCATGAAGTCCAGTAAGGAGGATTGCTTTATCAGAAGTGAaaccccccaccgatcagacttatcACCCATCCTCTGTAACTTGTACCTCCCTGCCCTCCTttcccatggacttcaatgagAGTGCAAGAACAGAGCACCACAGCAAACTTTAGTTGTGCTCCCTGTGTTGCTGCTGTTAAGCAGCTCCTTCGGCCTTATTAGGCTGcagtcacacatgcagttttacaAGCACTATACAAGAGTAAATACTTCTATTCTGCATCGATCTTTCCTTCATGCTTTTCCAGCTTTTTGCATCCGCTCCTATGTTCGGTTTACAGCCTTACAGGGCTGGACTGCCAATACAGCAGCTAGCAAATGCTGGAActtcctctttaaccctttccaatccatttattttttctcatccattctccccagctccaaaataaattggagctggggagaatggatgagagaaaatacattttcccttcacccttctgaactgacagagttcaggagggtgcaggtgctcactgcaccttTGGGGGGAATCCCTTCtgcctcggcgatcatgtgaccactggggtcaggtggcatccagcagtcacatgatcgccgggccaggaggcagaagggagaatgtggaagtattacttccgcattccccccatggtgcaggctccaggctcggcgttcatgtgaccgctgggggtcaggtaacgctggcggtcacatgatcgccgtccggAATCTCTCTGCATCACAtaacgctaattgagcgctatgtattgTTTaatggagaaggcagaaagggttaaaaatcctttctgccttctctttggggGTCCTTGAtaaggatcagtgcaggagtgcatctgcactggatgtgtctgatgattgggtgcagatgccctcctgcactgcagtgtcgggcctgtcccgacatcggagctgagGAGGCAAAGGATgctgtcggggcaggcccgacatagGATTGgaaaaagggttaaaataattcaaatgctttaaatACTTATCTCTCCAGCACTTGACAGGTTAATGCAACGTCTGCATCTATCAGTTTAGAGTTGAATTACAAACTGCAGTCCGTATTGGAAAACTGATCCCTCCGCCTCCTTGCATGGGATTAACATCACTTCATACGGCGTCTCACTCATTGCATTGCTCGTACTTTTATTTTTCACTTAATAAAACAGAATACAAGTTCACTCCATCCCAGAGAGTCGCTGCTCTCATTATCTTTATCATAGCAAATTTATAAAAATAGATAATTCATTGCAGGAAGTTGAGCTTGTTCCAAAAATTCTGTATATTGGACTTGTATTCAATACAAACGTCCGCTCTTCACATctaaagcttataaaaaaatgtaagtaaaaTAAAAAGACTGAAGTGGCAAATCAAGAAGAGTAACCCCCCCAAAGTCCTTCTACGTAACCCCATGTCTGCTTTACCCGTTCCTCGCCGTTCTATTGCAGAACAGGATCCACTTAAAAGCAGTTGCCTATCTTAacccgaaggaaaaaaaatcttaaaaaataaaaaagtttgacATGAAGCCGTCAACAGAATATAAACTGTACATACAGCAAGAGGATCAGAGTAATGCAGAAGTAATACAGTGGTATAGAAAGGCCACGTCCATTGGTTGACTTGCAGCaatagaccaaaaaaaaaaaatggtggagatttaatttttttctcacaCCCTAGCAGAAAACCAGCAGACGTGAAGACGACCGAAATGTCTAAATGCACATCTagtggagtgttcctttaaagcATCTCTAGAAAAAGTTCATTACAAAAATAACGCAAGGCAATCTCTATGTAAAAGATGACTTCCAGTGGCGCCCTCCTCTGGGAATTCAGTGGTAATGGGTTTCCTTCAGGTAGCTAATGGTTATATGACAAAGGCTTGCAGCTGGTATGCGCTGTGAGAGGAGACAAGACCGCTTCTCGCTCCGCTTATCTGTCCTTGGAGCCCAGCTTTTCGATCAGTTCTTGAAGGGGCGCCAGCTCCCGGCGGTCGATCAGGTTAAATTCCTGTGTAAAAAGGGACAAGGCGTAAAAGCTGAACGCATAATATACGGCAACATCCAACTAATTTGAGACATTTGTGTGGAATTGCCCTTAGAGTGACAGCCAAATTAAAGTTGGCATCTGTGTGAGAAAATCTGTATCTAAG
The nucleotide sequence above comes from Eleutherodactylus coqui strain aEleCoq1 chromosome 2, aEleCoq1.hap1, whole genome shotgun sequence. Encoded proteins:
- the BOLA3 gene encoding bolA-like protein 3; amino-acid sequence: MWAARQLITRTRTCVLCNLRRSFASKTEGEDRIAEVLKTRFPLASLVKVVDISGGCGAMYEIHIESDDFKQKRTVQQHQMVNEALQEEIKAMHGLRIFTSVPKP